In the Clostridium beijerinckii genome, one interval contains:
- a CDS encoding ATP-binding protein, with the protein MEALQRILDQVRENSISKSQNGNQKQVQAAQETGHFKCEKCKDTGYIIKAQFHAQPLMTPCSCLEIENVKRLWKNSGINPENLEKTFSNFEEWSRTSKKMKFIATEYYMSFDEIRSNRKNSILLCGNPGSGKTHIALALANNFLKNNIKVVYMPYRDVITSLKQNILDKEYYKKTLSKYQTCEILLIDDLYKGKVNETDINIMFELINYRYFNHLPVIVSSEFTVERLLNFDEAIGSRIYEMTKDFIVEIQGTENNYRLR; encoded by the coding sequence ATGGAGGCACTTCAAAGAATATTAGATCAAGTGAGAGAAAATTCAATATCAAAATCCCAGAACGGAAACCAAAAGCAAGTGCAGGCTGCACAAGAGACAGGCCATTTTAAATGTGAAAAATGCAAGGATACAGGTTATATTATAAAAGCTCAATTTCATGCACAGCCACTGATGACACCATGTTCGTGTTTAGAGATTGAAAATGTCAAAAGGTTATGGAAAAATAGTGGGATAAACCCAGAAAATTTAGAAAAGACCTTTAGTAATTTTGAAGAATGGTCAAGAACTTCTAAAAAAATGAAATTTATTGCAACAGAGTATTACATGAGTTTTGATGAGATAAGATCAAATAGGAAAAATTCAATTTTACTTTGTGGTAATCCAGGAAGCGGAAAGACTCATATTGCCTTAGCTCTTGCAAATAACTTTTTGAAAAATAATATAAAAGTTGTTTACATGCCTTATAGAGATGTAATTACAAGCCTTAAACAAAATATCCTAGATAAAGAATATTATAAAAAGACCTTAAGCAAATATCAAACCTGCGAAATTCTATTAATTGATGATTTATATAAAGGAAAAGTTAATGAAACAGACATAAATATAATGTTTGAACTGATAAATTATAGGTATTTTAATCACTTGCCAGTTATTGTTTCAAGTGAGTTCACAGTTGAAAGACTGCTAAATTTTGATGAAGCAATAGGAAGCAGAATATATGAAATGACCAAGGATTTTATAGTTGAAATTCAAGGCACGGAAAATAATTATAGACTGAGGTGA
- a CDS encoding DUF1540 domain-containing protein, which yields MLIKCNWRTCKNYKDGVCRADSIELKSFDYEEDNEELEGLKCATYEYDSFWMCDKGREVDVR from the coding sequence TTGTTAATTAAGTGTAACTGGAGAACCTGTAAAAATTATAAAGATGGAGTATGCAGAGCAGATTCTATTGAATTAAAGAGCTTTGATTACGAAGAAGATAATGAAGAGTTAGAAGGTTTAAAATGTGCCACATATGAATATGATTCCTTTTGGATGTGCGATAAGGGAAGAGAAGTAGATGTAAGATGA
- a CDS encoding helix-turn-helix domain-containing protein, with product MKLTPIRLRRLNSGLDSEEVIEALKISKSTFYKLEQGWTRPSPALIKRLADIYKCSTDDIFRDLKITG from the coding sequence ATGAAATTAACACCAATAAGATTAAGGAGATTAAACTCTGGTCTTGATAGTGAGGAGGTTATAGAAGCATTAAAAATAAGTAAAAGTACATTTTATAAGTTAGAGCAAGGATGGACAAGGCCATCGCCTGCACTGATAAAAAGACTTGCAGATATTTATAAATGCTCAACAGATGACATATTTAGAGATTTAAAGATAACAGGGTAG
- a CDS encoding MFS transporter — translation MSKFKSNNEQSSEQIIDKHALIFGLISVFLCGIGFTIIAPVVPFLVQPYTSNPGEQAIVVTLLTSVYAVCVFLAAPGLGALSDRYGRRPVLLVCLLGSAIGYVVFGIGGALWILFAGRIIDGITGGTISTIFAYFADIIPSNQRTKYFGWVSAIVGVGTVIGPTLGGLLAKFGYSVPMYFGAIITLLNVVYGIFFMPESLHNEDRLEKITFVRLNPFTQLAIILSMKSIKMLLISGFLLWIPNGSLQAVFSQFTIDTFSWEPTVIGLMFSIMGFQDIISQSLIMPKLLLKLNDKQIAILGMGSEIMGYAFIALSALLSFYPLFIIGMFIFGFGDSIFGPSFNGMLSKSVDSSEQGRIQGGSQSIQALARMIGPIIGGQIYVSLGHSAPAFMGILLIALAIPVLYNRTHVNI, via the coding sequence ATGTCCAAATTTAAATCAAATAATGAACAAAGTTCAGAACAAATTATAGATAAACACGCTTTAATATTCGGTCTTATATCTGTATTTCTTTGTGGAATAGGCTTTACGATCATAGCACCAGTCGTTCCATTTTTAGTTCAGCCTTATACAAGTAATCCAGGAGAGCAAGCTATAGTTGTTACACTTCTTACATCTGTTTATGCAGTTTGTGTGTTTTTAGCAGCTCCAGGACTTGGCGCTTTGAGCGACAGATATGGACGTCGTCCAGTACTCTTAGTATGTCTCTTGGGTTCAGCAATCGGGTACGTAGTCTTTGGTATAGGAGGAGCCTTATGGATACTATTTGCCGGGCGTATAATAGATGGTATAACAGGTGGTACCATAAGCACTATTTTTGCATATTTTGCAGACATAATTCCTAGTAATCAGAGAACTAAATACTTTGGATGGGTGAGCGCTATTGTAGGCGTAGGTACTGTCATTGGTCCAACTCTAGGTGGATTACTTGCTAAGTTTGGTTATTCTGTGCCAATGTATTTTGGGGCAATAATAACTTTACTAAATGTTGTTTATGGAATCTTTTTTATGCCTGAGAGTCTTCACAATGAAGATAGACTAGAGAAGATCACTTTCGTGAGACTAAATCCATTTACACAGCTTGCAATCATACTTTCTATGAAAAGCATAAAGATGTTACTTATATCAGGATTCTTACTTTGGATACCAAACGGATCTCTGCAAGCAGTTTTTTCACAATTTACAATAGATACTTTTAGCTGGGAGCCTACAGTAATCGGACTCATGTTTTCAATTATGGGCTTTCAAGATATCATTTCACAGAGCCTTATAATGCCAAAGCTTTTACTAAAGCTTAATGATAAACAAATAGCGATCCTCGGCATGGGTTCGGAGATTATGGGATATGCTTTTATTGCTCTATCGGCTTTGTTATCATTTTATCCTCTATTTATCATTGGAATGTTTATATTTGGTTTTGGTGATTCAATATTTGGGCCTTCATTTAATGGGATGCTTTCCAAGTCTGTGGATTCCAGTGAACAAGGAAGGATTCAAGGAGGCAGTCAATCTATTCAGGCTTTAGCAAGAATGATTGGACCTATCATTGGTGGACAAATCTATGTATCACTTGGTCATTCAGCACCTGCTTTTATGGGGATACTCCTTATAGCATTGGCAATACCAGTTTTATATAATAGAACCCATGTAAATATATAA
- a CDS encoding flavodoxin family protein codes for MNVIGISASSRKEGNTAWIVNKILEGAKEQGIETQYFDFNNLDIKPCQGCWACHKGDQGCVIKDDMQKLNDAIDRANVIVFGSPIYMMQMSAQGKIIIDRMFARFSPRYSPYFKEENAAEKRLILTFNQGNPDPELFKSYIDYTKHMFELLEFDVKEVPVVTGLRNGPVNEREDLNIMLKDIGSTIVSQGSKK; via the coding sequence ATGAATGTAATCGGAATTAGTGCTAGTTCACGAAAAGAAGGGAATACTGCCTGGATAGTAAATAAAATACTCGAAGGTGCGAAAGAACAAGGTATTGAAACTCAATACTTTGATTTTAATAATCTTGATATCAAACCATGTCAAGGATGTTGGGCCTGCCATAAAGGTGATCAGGGGTGTGTTATCAAAGATGATATGCAAAAACTTAATGATGCAATTGACCGTGCAAATGTCATTGTTTTTGGTTCGCCGATTTATATGATGCAGATGAGTGCTCAAGGAAAGATCATCATTGACAGGATGTTTGCACGATTTTCTCCACGATACTCTCCATATTTCAAGGAAGAAAATGCAGCTGAAAAAAGACTAATTCTTACGTTTAATCAGGGAAATCCAGATCCAGAACTGTTCAAGTCGTATATTGATTATACTAAACACATGTTTGAGCTGCTTGAATTTGATGTTAAAGAGGTACCTGTTGTTACTGGTTTGAGAAATGGACCAGTTAATGAAAGAGAAGATCTTAACATTATGTTAAAGGATATAGGCTCAACAATTGTTTCTCAAGGGTCAAAGAAGTAA